From the Vicinamibacterales bacterium genome, the window GGTGCCGAAGACGATCAAGCGCAAGATCCGTCCGCTATCGGTCCTGGAAGCGCAGCTTTCTCGCGAACACGCGTTCGCATCGCCTCAGCGTGCTGTTTTCGGTCGCGCTTGCTTGCGGGCTGCGCCTCGGCGAGGTGACAGGTCTTCGATGGGAAGACGTCGACCTCGAGCGCGGCGAACTACGGATCCGCGTGCAGCTGCAGGCTCTGAAGAAACAGCTTGTGCTGCAGGAACTCAAAACGGAGAAGAGCCAACGGACGCTGGCACTGCCGACGGTCTGCGTCGACGCGCTGCGGCGGCACCGCACGCACCAGCGCGAAGAACGGTTGAAGGCGGGTGCGAACTGGGTGGACACACGTCTGGTCTTCACGACATTTCGCGAAAAGCGGGGCGGCAAGGTCGGCGCCGCGCTGCATCCGCGGAACGTCCTGCGCACGCTGTACGGCCTGCTGGCGGCCTGCAACCTGCCCCGTGTGCGCTTTCATGATCTGCGGCACAGCGCCGCGAGTCTGCTCATCGCCGAGGGCGTCGAGCTCGTCGAAGTGTCACTCCTGCTCGGACACTCCGAGTTGCGCGTCACGGCCGACGTCTACGCGCATCTGCAGCAGCAGACGTCCGCGAAGGCCGCGCGGCATATGGACGCAATTTTCTTCTCAGGGGGTCAGTTAGGGGGCAGATGACGTGATCGCGCATCGCGCGTCACGCAAATCGCTTGCTTCTCTAAGGATTCTGGAGCCGGCGATCGGACTTGAACCGATGACCTGCTGATTACGAATCAGCTGCTCTACCAACTGAGCTACGCCGGCGGTGGGTGGAGCGGCTATTCTACCACGCTGATGAGATTCCCAGCAGTGCCGTTCCGGGCCGCGGCGGCCGCCGTGGTCCTGTTCCCGTCCGCCCTCGCGTTCGCCGACACGTACCCTCGGCAGCCGGGCATCGACGTCCGCCACTACACGTTCAAACTCGAGATCTCCGACGCCACCACCGACATCGCCGGCGAGGCGAGCGTCGACGTGCGATTCACACGTCCCGGCGTGGCCGCCGTCGCGCTGGATCTCGCGTCCGCCGCCGGCGGCAAGGGGATGACGGTGCGGACGGTGACCAGCGGCGGTGCCGCCGTGCCTTACACCCATACGGCCGGCGTGCTGCGGATCCCGCTCGCCGCGCCGCCGGCCGCCGGCGACGAACGCCGCTTCACCATCGCCTACGGCGGCAGCCCGGCCAACGGCCTGCGCTTCCTGACGAACAAGCACGGCGAGTGGTGCGCGTTCAGCGAGAACTGGCCCAACCGCGCGCGCGAGTGGCTGCCGATGGTCGATCACCCGTACGACAAGGCGACCAGCGAGTTCATCGTCACCGCGCCGTCGGCCTATCAGGTGATCGCCAACGGGCTGCTGCAGGCGGAGATCGATCGGCCCGACGGACGCCGCGTCACGCACTGGAAGCAGTCCGTGCCGATCGCCTCGTGGCTGAACGCGCTCGGCATCGAACGCTTCGCGGTGCGCCATCTCGGCGATGTCAAGGGCGTGCCGCTCTCCACCTGGGTCGCACATCCGGACGACGAGGCGGGGCAGACCTATTTCGAGCCGGCGCGCCGCGCGCTCGAGTTCTTCAGCGAGCGCGTCGGGCCGTACCCGTACGAGAAGCTCGCCAACGTCGCCGCCGCCGGACTGAACGGCGGCACCGAACACGCCAGCGCCATCTTCTACGGCGAACGGGACCTGCGCGCCGTACCCGCGACCGGCCTGGTCGCACATGAAATCGCGCACCAGTGGTTCGGCAACTCGGTGACCGAAACCGACTGGGACGAAGTGTGGCTGAGCGAAGGGTTCGCCACCTACTTCACGCTGCTGTTCACCGAGCACACGGCGGGCCGCGAGGCGTTCGTCGCCGGCCTGAAGAACAACCGCACCCGCGCGCTCGCGGCGGAACAATCTCTCCCCGGCATCGCCATCGTCCACGACAACCTTGCCGACATGAGCAAGGTGCTGAGCCCGCTCGTGTATCAGAAGGCCGGGTGGGTGCTCCACATGCTGCGCGGAACGATCGGCACCGAGACGTTCTGGAAAGGCATCCGCGAGTACTACCGGCGGCACCGCGACGCCGGCGCCACCGGCGACGACCTCCGCCGCATCATGGAACAGACCTCCGGACAAAACCTGAAGTGGTTCTTCGATCAGTGGCTGCGGCGGCCCTCGTCGCCTTCGTTCGACGGGTCGTGGCACTACGACGCCGCCGCGAAGGCGATCCGCGTGGACCTGGCGCAGACGCAGGACGGCGCCCCCTACCGCGTGCAGCTGCAGCTCGGCGTCGTCACCGCCGCCGGCCAGCCCTCGCGCATCGAGCGCGTGGAGATGAACGAGAAGCAGGCGTCGTTCACCGTCGCGGCGCCGTCCGAGCCCGCGGACGTCACCTTCGACCCCGACACCTGGCTGCTCGCCGACAAGATCACCTTCGTCAAACGGCAGGGACGATGAAGATAGCAAGGATTCTCGCGTATCGCGTCGAGCTGCCGCTGCACGAGACGACCTACAAATGGTCGGGCGGCAAGTCGGTCACGGTCTTCGACAGCACCATCGTCCGCGTCGAGACCGACGCGGGCCTGGTCGGCCACGGCGAAGTCTGTCCGCTCGGCCCGTTCTACCTGCCCGCGTACGCCGACGGCGTGCGCGCGGGCATCCGCGAGCTCGGCCCGCATCTGCTCGGCGCCGATCCGCGCCAGCTCGGGAAGCTGAACCGGGCGATGGACGCGGCGCTGAAGGGACATCCCTACGTGAAGAGCGGCATCGACATCGCCTGCTGGGACATCCTCGGGCAGTTCGCCGGGCTGCCGGTCTGCGAGCTGCTCGGCGGACGCTACGGCCATGACGTCCACCTGTATCGCGCGATCTCGCAGGACACGCCGGAGGCGATGGCGTCGCGCGTCGCCGGCTACCGGCGCGAGGGCTACCGGCGCTTTCAGCTGAAGGTCGGCGGCGACCCGGACGTCGACGTCGCCCGCATCCGCACCGTGGCGTCATGCCTCCAGACCGGCGATCGCCTGGTCGCCGACGCGAATACCGGATGGACCCAGCACGACGCGATGCGCGTCGTCCGCGCGGTGCGCGACGTCGACGTCTACATCGAGCAGCCGTGCCTGACCTACGAGGAATGTCTCAGCGTGCGCCGTCACACCGACCATCCGTTCGTGCTCGACGAGAACATCGACGGTCTCGACGTGCTGCTGCGGGCGAGCGCCGACCGCGCGATGGACGTCGTCAATCTGAAGATCGCGAAGCTGGGCGGGCTGACCCGGACCGTGCAGGCCCGCGATCTCTGCGTCGCGATGGGAATCGGGATGACGCTCGAAGACAGCTGGGGCGGCGACGTGGCGACCGCGGCCATCGCTCATCTTGCGCACAGCACGCCCACCGAGCTGCTCTTCACGACGACGGACTTCAACAGCTATGTGACGGTGTCGACCGCCGTCGGCGCGCCGCAGCGGGTGAACGGGCGCATGGCGGCGTCGACCGATCCCGGCCTGGGCCTCCGGCCGAAGATGGACGTGCTCGGGCGCCCGGTCGTCGTCGTCGAATGAGTCGATCGATCAGGCGAACGCAGCCACCGGCATTTCGGGGACGTCCGCCACGTACTCGCGCTCGGCGGCGCGCCGCGCCTTGTAGCGCCTGAACACGTCGCGTTCGCTTTCCAGCCCGAGCGCCGAGCGCCAGGTGCTGCCGCGGAACGTGTGGGCCAGCATCTGCGGCGCGTGACGCAGCACGAAGCCCGGGTAATGCCGCAGCACCGCGGGCAGGTGCCGCACCTTCATCCAGCGCTCCGCGCGCCAGCGGAGGAATTCCACTTCCTCGGCCTCCAGATGCGCGGTCCGCACCACCGCCGTCGTCCCGTCGTATTCCTCGAGGCGGTGATTGACGATGAGGTCCCGCCGGCGGAAGTCTTCGGTCATCGGCGTGCCCGGATACGGCGTCGGATGCTGGATGTACGGCCAGTCGACGTGGCGGCGCGCGAACGCGAGATTGATCTCGATCGACTCGCGCGTGTCGTCGGGATTGCCGACGATGATGCCGCCGACGACGAAGATGCCTTCGCGATGCAGGGCCTCGATCGCCTGGAGGGTGGCGTTGCCGACCCGGCGTCCCCGCTCGCGCTGCGCGTTCTTCGTGGACGCCCGCAGGAACGCGAGATCCTCGTCCAGCACGTTCTCGATGCCGAGAAACACGTAGCGGAATCCCGCCCTCCGCATCAGCGGCGCCAGCGCCGCGCCATGGCCCGCAATCGCCGAGGTCATGCCCTGGACGATGTAGTGGACGTCGTTCAGGCCGGCGTCGACGATTGCGCCGCACAGCGCCTGGAACCGGGCGACGTCGAGCGTGATGTTGTCGTCGACGAGAAAGATGGCGCGGGCGCCGAGAGCCCGCGCGTCGGTGATGTCGGCAAGGACGCGGGTGAAGTCGAACGTGTGGAAGTTCCGCCCGCGCATCTCGACGATCGAGCAGAAGCTGCAGTCGTAGGTGCACCCTCTCGACGTTTCGACGATGTCGATGGGACGGCCGAGGAACGTGTACCCGGACAGCACGCGCGCGCGCCGGTTGGGCAGCGCGATGTCGCCGTCCAGCCTGCTGACCGGCCGTGCCGGCGTGTGCGCGAACCTGCTCCCTGCAATCGGCCGGTACGACAGGCCGGGAACGGACGCGGGATTCCCATGACGTGAGAGCACCGCGAGCAGATCGCGGAACGTCAGCTCGCCTTCGCCGCGCACGACGAAATCGACGCCGCAGGCAGGATCCTCATAGGCGTCCGCGGCGAGGCTCGGGTCGTAGCCGCCGGCGACGATGGCGACGCCCGGTTTGATGTGGCGCAGCAGGTGAACCAGCCGCAGCGCCGTACGCCGCTGGAAGGTCATCACCGAGAGCCCGACCACGTCGGGATCGTGCTGGCGCATGAGACGCTCGACGGTTGACGCCACGCTGTGCTGCGCCAGGATCAAGTCGGCGATGGCGACCTGGTGGCCGGACCCGGCGTTGCCGGCCAGCGAGGCGAGCGCGCCGTTCGGCATGCGCATCGTGAGGGCCGGCGTGTGCTCGAACGAGTCCGGCATCGAGAGAAGGAGCACTCTCATGGTTTTCTCGGCTGCAGCGTGTCACGAAGTTCGGCGATCCGGAACACCGAAAATGTGCCGGCGCGCGCCCCGGGTATCGGCGCGGTCCGGAACAGCCGGTTGAAACGGCTGAGGTAATCGTTGCGAACCGCGAGAACCGTCTCATCCGGATCGTGCCGCACGCCCGCCATCGCTTCCGCGAACGAGGCTTCCGTGAGGCGATCCCGCGTCGCCTCGGCGCGCAGCGCCGGGTCGAGATAGAACACGAGCGATCCGATCCGTTCGTCGAGCACCAGTACGCGCGGGGGCAGCGTACCCGCGGCGTTCAGCACTGCCGCGAGATCCTTCGCCGTCATCCAGGACGCCAGTCGCGGCGCCAGCGTCATCGTCGCGATCAGCGAACACAGGCACGCCTGCGCCAGCCATCGCACGCCGGCGATCCCGTCCGCCGATTTCAGAGCGCGCCGCCCGGCGTCGACCGTGAGGATGCCCAGCACTACGATGGGCAGCCAGGCGGCGGCAGGAACGGGTTCGAACCGGACCTGATACGCCACCAGCGCCGCCGCGGGCAGCCCGGCGAGGAACACGACCTGCATCGCGATCGCGGCGCGCGGCCGGGCCTCGACGAGGTGATCGCCGATCAGAATGGCGATCGCGGGAAACAACGGGAGGGCGTAGGTCGCCAGCTTCGATTCGCCGGCGCTCAGGAACACCAGGCCGGCTGCGAACCAGCCCCAGACGACGAGACGACGGGGACGCTTCCCGGCCGATCGGGCGGCGCCCGCGAGGTGGAGCGCCCAGGGCAACGCGCCGCCGAGGACGATTGGCACGTAGTACCAGAACGGCCGCCCGGCGTGGCGCTGCGTTGCGGTCAGGTAGCCCTGCACGTGGCGCTCGACGAAGTAGTAGTGCAGGTAACCCGGATGGGCGTGTTCCATCGCCACGTACCACGGCGCGGCGACGATCGCGGCAACGACGACTGCAACGCCGAGCGCGACGAGGAGCCGTGCGAACGCGGGCCGCCGCCACACGACGAGGCACGCGCAGAGGACGCCGGCGAACACGATTGCCACGAGCCCCTTGGTCAGGATCGACAGACCCAGACAGATCCCCGCGACGACGCCGAAGAGCACCACGCGCGGCAGCCGCGGGGATGCGTCCGCCGCGGCGAGCCTGACGAGGCACCATGCGGCGATGCACATGAACGGGACCACGCCGATGTCGTGCACGGCGACCTGACTGAGCGCGAACGGGACCAGCATGGTGGCGTAGACGATGCCGCTGGTGAGACCGGTCGCGGCGCCGAACAGCGCCCGCGCGAGGAGCGCGACCGACAGCATGCCGGCGAGTCCGAACAGCAGCGGCGGCAGGCGCACCGCCGCCTCGGTATCGCCGAACAGCTGCAGCGACGCCGCTTCCGCCCAGAAGAAGAGAATCGGCTTGTCGAGGAAGGGCTCGCCGAGGAATTTCGGCGTGACGTAGTCGCCGGTGCGCACCATCTCCTGCGCGATCGCGGCGTGGAGCCCTTCGTCCGGATCGAAGAGCGGCGCCGACGCGACGAGCGGCGCCAGCACGACGACGACCGCCACGGCCGCGAAGACCCGCCGCAGGCTGTGCATGCGAGACGCGATCGTACTCTATTGCGCCTCGATCAGGGCGATGAGCGGGTAGTGGTCGGATCCGTACTTGCGATCCGCTCGCCGCAGCTCCGCGCGCCAGCCCTCGGGCAGGCGGAAGAGCAGGTGGTCGAGGCGCATCGGCCCGAAGGTCGCGCGCCGGTCCTCGCGCGCGGCGGGGGTCAAGGTCCGCGTCAGCTCGCGGTACGCGGCGTCGCGGTAGCCGAACCACGAGTTCAGATCCCCGCCGACGATCGCCGGGACGTCCCGCGGCAGCGCGTTCGCCAGGGCTCGTGCCTGCCGCAGGCGGCCCGACTCCGACAGGATCCACGCATGGTGCATGACCATGTTGGTGAAGTGGGTGCAGACGACGCGCATGGCGAGGGGAGAGCGGCCGGGAGCCTGCACCATGACGGTGGCGGCGACGGCGACCCGGCGCTGGCGCTCGAGCGGCAGTTCGAGCGCGCCCGCCTCGTGCAGCCGCGCGGTCGAGAGGATGGCGTTGCCGCGGTCCTCGGCGGTCACGCCCGGCGGACCGTTGCGCATCGACGGGACGTAGAGCGCCGACAGACCCAGCCGTTCGGCGAGGCGCGCCGCCTCGATGCGCGATGACCGGGGGCCGGCGCCGAAGATGGCCGAGGCCCATAGCACGGTGCGGGTGTGCGGCACCGCATCGCCGGAGCGGTAGGCCTCCTGCAGCAGCAGGACGAAGTGCCGGACCGGCTTGCCCGTGAGCCGGCCGGCGCGCAGGTCGTCGACGAAGACGTCCAGATCGCCGGCGCCGACGTGGGTGTTCCACGAAACGACCGCAAACGGAGGTTCGAGCGTATCGAATCCGTGCGCCGCCGAGGGCACGATCGAGGGGCCGACGCCGGCGCACCAGCGATCCAGCGAGCGGCGCTCGTTGGAGGCGGAGAGGTGGACCCAGCGGACCGCGGTCTCGCTGGCGGCGAGGCAGGTGGGTTGCGCGGCGCCATAGGGCTGTCGCGCGCTGCCCAAACACGCGCTCACGATGCCCAGCGCGACAACGAGCCGGGTCAGATGCATCGCGCCGCCGCTGGAGCGCGCCTTGTATTGGCTTGGCGCGTGATCATCCGGGGTCGAACTCTTCTATTTGCCTGCATGTGCGCGTGCGCCGCGGCCTGCGGCAGCAGCGCCGTGACCAACGTGTCCGGGCCGAGTGCCGCCCGGTGCCAGGCGTCCCTCACCAACACGGTGCCGAGCTTCAGCTCATCCGGCGGCACCGGTGAAGTCAAAGTCACGGTCGAACGCGAGTGCAACTGGACGGCAAGCGTGTCGGCCCCGTGGGTCCAGATCGTCTCCGGGCAGACCGGGCAGGGGGACGGTGCGCTCACGTATCGCGTGAATGCGAACACCGAGCCGGTTCTCCGCAAGGCCACGTTCACGATCGCCGAGCAGCAGACCGAGGTGGCGCAGCAGGCGGCGGCGTGCGAGTACTCGATCTCGGCGCCGTCGGGGATGCTGCCGGCGGCCGGCGGCCGCGCCGGCGTCGACGTGCGCACGCACGGCGCGTGCGACTGGAGCGCGAGCAGCGACGCGCCCTGGCTGACGCTCACGCCCGCCGCGGGCCGCGGCAGCGCCACGATTGAAGTCCAGGCGGCCGTCAACCCGGGGGCCGAGCGCAGCGCCACACTCACCATCGCCTCCGATCGTGTCACGGTCCGGCAGCAGAGCGCGCCGCCCGCGCCGGCGCCCGCGCCGCCGCCCCCGTCGCCGGCGCCTTCTCCGGCGCCGACGCCGTCGCCGACACCCACGCCGGAGCCCGCGCCCACGCCCGCGCCGACGCCGCCGCCCCCGCCTCCACCGCCGCCCCCGCCGCCGGCGACGATCGAGGTGTCGGGGCGCATCGACAACGTGTCGGGATCGTGTCCGACGGTGCGGTTCACGCTGAAGGGGTATACCGTCCGGACGACGAGCAGCACGGATTACATGAAAGGCAACTGCCGGGACTTGCGGGACGGCCGCGACATCGCCCTGACCGCGCAGGTGGAACAGGGCACGTCGCTGGTGGCGACGAGGATTGAGATTAGGAAATGACGATGCGATCGCTGATTGCGGGGCTCGTGATGGCGGCCGGTGCGGCTCCGGCCTCGGCGCAACAGACGCCGGCGGACGTCATCTCGTTCCTGGTGACGAACCAGTCGGTGCAGACGGGCGACTTCCAGAAGGACCGCGCGGCGGCGGAAGCGACGCGCGACACCATCGCGCGCGCGCTGCAGGTGAACCTTGCGACCTCGCCAATCGCGACGTCGAGCAGCGGGTTCGTCTACCGCCTCGACCCCGAGCTCGGCACCGTGTCGCGCGTCAGCGACAGCTTCGGGACCTTCTTCGTCGAGCGCGCGATGACCAGCGGACAGGGGCGGGTGTCGTTCGGCGCATCGGCGTCCACCGCGGCCTACGACAATCTCGACGGGTTCAACCTGCGCGACGGCACGCTGCTCACGACGGCGAACCGGTTCGCGGACGAAGCGGCGCCGTTCGACACCGAGGCGCTCACCCTGCGGATCCGCACCAGCACGCTGACGTTCTTCGGCGGCTATGGCGTCACCGATCGCTTCGAGATCAGCGGCGCGGTGCCGCTCGTCCAGATGAACATCGACGGCACCCGGCTGAACGTCTACCGCGGACAGTCGTTCGTTCAGGCCAGCGGCAACGCCGAGGCGAGCGGGATCGCCGACATCGCGGTGCGCGCCAAGTACCGGCTCGTCGCCACCCGCAGCGGCGGCGTCGCGGCGGCGGCGGAAGTGCGGCTGCCGACCGGCGACGAGCAGCTCCTCCTCGGCGCCGGCAGCGCCGCGCTGCGGCTGATGGGGATCGCCTCGGCGGAGAGCGGCGCGGTCGGCGCGCACGCGAACGTCTCGATCGTGCGCGGCGGCGTGACCGACGAGATCGCCGGGAGCGGCGCCATCACGATCGCGGCGGCGCCGACCGTCACCGTCACCGGCGAAGTGCTGTTCCGACGGTTGTCGGACGTGCGCGGGATCCTCGCGGTGTCGGCGGCACACCCGACCAGCAGCGGCGTCACCACCGAGCGGCTCGCACCGGGGACGGCGACGCCGATCCTGTCCAGCGCCGTGACCGGCGTGAAGTGGAACGTCAGCCGGACGTTCGTGCTGAGCGGCGACGTGCTGTGGCGGATGGGGAAGTCAGGTCTGACGGCGCCGTTCACGCCGACGATCTCGCTCGACTATCTGTTCTGAACGCGGGCGCTGACGATCTCCCAGCCGGCCCCGCCGCGCGCGAGCTCGAACGTCCAGCTCCGCGGCTCGGTGCGCCGGCTGCCGTCTCCCACCTTCGGCGCCCACGACGTCGTCCCCGCACAGCGCGCGGTCGCGTGCGCCCCGATCACGTCGATCCGGCAATTCCCGAGCGACACCTGCTGCGAGGCGAGACTGTCGAAGGCGCGGGCGAGCGCGCCGCGGTTCACGCCGGGCCACACGCGCTGTGCCGCATCCACGTCGAGCGAGGTGAAGGCGGCGGCGTACCGATCGAGGGTCGATCTCACCGCGGGTTCCTCGGATGGTTCCGCGGGCGGCGTCAGCGGCGGAGCCGAAGGGACCTTCGCGGTGGCGGTCGCGGGCGCCGGGCTCGGCGCGGCCATCGGCGCGTCCGGCGGAGTGACGGGGCTCGCTGCCGGAAGGTTCAGGGCAGTCACGGGGGATGGATCCGGCGTCGCGGGCAGCGACGGCGCAGGTTTCGACTCGAAGGCCGCATTCTCGATCGGTCTCGGCTCGATTTGTGACGGCGGGACCGATGTCGCGCGGGACGCCGGAACGGCGGCCGGTGCGTCGGGCTCCACACCGGCTGTCGGGACAGCTTTCTCGACAGCGGTCTGCGGCCGTGCCGCGGCGGTTTCGGATGCAAACACGTCCGCGGGAGGCGGCAGCGACGGGAGCGTGGCCGGCGCAGTCTGGGTTGGCGAGGGTGCGGCAGCGGTCGAGGTCGGGGTCTTTTGTGGCGCCGGGTTCACAGGGATCGCGGCCGAGGGCTCCGGGCGTGGCGCCGGGCGGGAGACCATCATCCAGGCGCCGAGCACGGCCGTTCCTGACAGTGCGAGCACCGCCGCGGCCGCAGCCCCCCATCGTCGGGCAGCGCCGGGCTTCGCTGCCGGGACAGGCTCCGCCGCCTTCCGCTCCAGTTCGTCCAGCCCCGGCATGTTCGGCACGAGCGATCGCGCCTCAGCCAGCACCTGCAGGGCGTCCTCGTAGCAGCGCGCTTCTATCGCCGCTTCGGCGCGCAGGAGCAGACGGTCGGCGCGCCGCCGCCGCATGCGGACCTCGAAGCTCTGCCACTCGCCGCTGGTCGTGTGGGGGACCATCGCGGCGGACCGGCTGCAAAAGCCGAACCGGATGCTAGGGGTTCGAAATCGCCGTCGGCGTACCGGCGAACAACGGCTCCGTCTCCTTATTAAGGAGCACCCAGAGTCCGTAGATGCCAAGGGCCGTCCCGAAGGGGATGTTGATCAGGTTGATGGCAGCGATCACGATGCCGGCGATCCGCGCCCACGGCTGGTACTTCAACAGGCCGATTCCGGTGATCAGACCGGGAAGCGAGATGGCCAGCAGAAAGACGACCAGCGCCGTGCCGGCCACGCCGATGATCGGCAACGCCACGGCCGCATCTTCCGGGCTCGCGGAAGTACCGACGACACTGCCGGCGATGCCGATTCCGAGGCCGAGCATCAACGCCGCGCAGACGCCGAGCGCGCTGAAGACGATGTAGAGCACGCCGAGAACCTTGACGTGAGTGGTCATGGAAGCTCCTGCTGCGATAGAGTCGCCGCATTATGCCTCGTCCGCTGCTCCTTTGCCTCGTCGCCGCGTCCCTGCTGGCGCAGGCGCGGCCCGGCCCGGTGACGTCGCCGGCATTCGCCGAGCCCGGACTCGCCCCGGACGGCTCCGAGATCGCGTTCGTCTCCGGCGGCGACATCTGGACCGTCCCCGCCAGCGGCGGCGACGCGCGCCTGCTGGTCTCCAATGCCGCCAACGACACGCGGCCGATGTACTCGCCCGATAAGAAGCACCTTGCGTTCGTCTCGACCCGCACCGGGGGCGGCGACGTCTACGTGCTGACCCTCGCCACCGGCGACGTGCGGCGGATCACGTTCGACGACGGGCTCGATCAACTGGACGGCTGGTCCCGCGACGGACGGCATCTCTATTTCTTCACCAGCGGGCACGATCTCTCCGGCGGCGTCAACGACATCTATCGCGTTCCGGTCGAGGGCGGCACGCCGATGCCGGTCAGCGCCGATCGCTACACCAACGAGTTCTTCTCCTCCGTGTCGCCGGACGGCAGGACGCTGGCGATGTCGGCGCGCGGCATCGCCTCCGCCCAGTGGTGGCGTCGCGGCGCCTCGCACATCGATCAATCGGAGATCTGGCTGCGGAACCTGACCGCGCCGGACGCGCCGGAGGCGTATCGCGCGGTCACGAGCGGCGGCGCGAAAGATCTGTGGCCGATGTGGAGCGCGGACGGCGCAACGCTCTACTTCGTCTCGGACCGCGGCGGCGCCGAGAACATCTGGCAGAGTGCCGCCGCACCCGGCTCGCGGCCGCGCCAGGTGACCGCCTTCAGGCACGGGCGCGTGCTGTGGCCGTCGATCTCGGCCCGCGGCGACGCCATCGTGTTCGAGCGCGATTTCCAGATCTGGAAGCTCGACACGGCGTCGGGAAAATCGGCGCCGGTTCCGATCGCGCGGATCGGCGCGCCGGCGGGGCCGTCCACCGAACAGCTGCGGCTCACGAACCAGTTCGAGGACCTGGCGCTCTCGCCCGATGGCAAGAAGGTCGCGTTCGTGGCGCGCGGCGAAATCTTCGCCGCGTCGGCCAAGGACGGCGGCGACGCCGCGCGGGTCACGATGACGCCGGCGCTGGAAGCGCAGCCCGCCTGGTCGCCCGACAGCCGGCGCCTGGTCTATTCCTCCGAGCGCTCCGGCCCGGCCCGGCTCGTGTCGTATGATTTCGTCACCGGCAAGGAAACGCCGCTCACGACCGAAGGGGACGGCGATCACGCGCCGCGATTCTCGCCTGACGGCAGGTCGATCGCCTTCGTCCGCGGCGGCCGCGAACTGCGCGTGCTCGACGTCGCGGCGGGCAAGGATCGGGCGCTGGCGAAAGGGATCATCGCGGATCCGATCCAGGTCGGCCGGCCGATTGCCTGGTCGCCGGACGGACAGTGGATCGCGTTCTTCACCGCCGGCACGCGCGGCTTCACCAACGTTGCGGTGGTTCCCGTCCCGGGCGGCGAGCCGCGGCAGGTCAGCTTCCTCGCCAATTCGAACGCCAACACCGTCACCTGGTCTCCCGACGGCACCTTCCTCCTCTTCGATACCGGCCAGCGCACGGAAGCCCAGCAGCTCGCGCGCGTCGATCTCACTTTGCGCACCCCGAAGTTCCGCGAAGATCAATTCAGGGATCTGTTCAACGAGGAACAGACGCCAAGGCGACCGTCAACGGCGCCGCCGGCCCCGTCGACGGTCGACGAAGTCCCGCCGAAGCCGGCGGCGGCGCCGCGCGACACCGCGACGCCGGCGAAGGCGGACGTCAAGGCGGCGGACGAAGCAAAGGCCGACGACAGGAAGCCGGTGCCTCCCACGCGGATCGTCTTCGACGACATCCGGCACCGCCTGTCGCTGGTTCCCGCCGGC encodes:
- a CDS encoding M1 family metallopeptidase: MRFPAVPFRAAAAAVVLFPSALAFADTYPRQPGIDVRHYTFKLEISDATTDIAGEASVDVRFTRPGVAAVALDLASAAGGKGMTVRTVTSGGAAVPYTHTAGVLRIPLAAPPAAGDERRFTIAYGGSPANGLRFLTNKHGEWCAFSENWPNRAREWLPMVDHPYDKATSEFIVTAPSAYQVIANGLLQAEIDRPDGRRVTHWKQSVPIASWLNALGIERFAVRHLGDVKGVPLSTWVAHPDDEAGQTYFEPARRALEFFSERVGPYPYEKLANVAAAGLNGGTEHASAIFYGERDLRAVPATGLVAHEIAHQWFGNSVTETDWDEVWLSEGFATYFTLLFTEHTAGREAFVAGLKNNRTRALAAEQSLPGIAIVHDNLADMSKVLSPLVYQKAGWVLHMLRGTIGTETFWKGIREYYRRHRDAGATGDDLRRIMEQTSGQNLKWFFDQWLRRPSSPSFDGSWHYDAAAKAIRVDLAQTQDGAPYRVQLQLGVVTAAGQPSRIERVEMNEKQASFTVAAPSEPADVTFDPDTWLLADKITFVKRQGR
- a CDS encoding cis-3-hydroxy-L-proline dehydratase; the protein is MKIARILAYRVELPLHETTYKWSGGKSVTVFDSTIVRVETDAGLVGHGEVCPLGPFYLPAYADGVRAGIRELGPHLLGADPRQLGKLNRAMDAALKGHPYVKSGIDIACWDILGQFAGLPVCELLGGRYGHDVHLYRAISQDTPEAMASRVAGYRREGYRRFQLKVGGDPDVDVARIRTVASCLQTGDRLVADANTGWTQHDAMRVVRAVRDVDVYIEQPCLTYEECLSVRRHTDHPFVLDENIDGLDVLLRASADRAMDVVNLKIAKLGGLTRTVQARDLCVAMGIGMTLEDSWGGDVATAAIAHLAHSTPTELLFTTTDFNSYVTVSTAVGAPQRVNGRMAASTDPGLGLRPKMDVLGRPVVVVE
- a CDS encoding radical SAM protein yields the protein MRVLLLSMPDSFEHTPALTMRMPNGALASLAGNAGSGHQVAIADLILAQHSVASTVERLMRQHDPDVVGLSVMTFQRRTALRLVHLLRHIKPGVAIVAGGYDPSLAADAYEDPACGVDFVVRGEGELTFRDLLAVLSRHGNPASVPGLSYRPIAGSRFAHTPARPVSRLDGDIALPNRRARVLSGYTFLGRPIDIVETSRGCTYDCSFCSIVEMRGRNFHTFDFTRVLADITDARALGARAIFLVDDNITLDVARFQALCGAIVDAGLNDVHYIVQGMTSAIAGHGAALAPLMRRAGFRYVFLGIENVLDEDLAFLRASTKNAQRERGRRVGNATLQAIEALHREGIFVVGGIIVGNPDDTRESIEINLAFARRHVDWPYIQHPTPYPGTPMTEDFRRRDLIVNHRLEEYDGTTAVVRTAHLEAEEVEFLRWRAERWMKVRHLPAVLRHYPGFVLRHAPQMLAHTFRGSTWRSALGLESERDVFRRYKARRAAEREYVADVPEMPVAAFA
- a CDS encoding glycosyltransferase family 39 protein, whose amino-acid sequence is MHSLRRVFAAVAVVVVLAPLVASAPLFDPDEGLHAAIAQEMVRTGDYVTPKFLGEPFLDKPILFFWAEAASLQLFGDTEAAVRLPPLLFGLAGMLSVALLARALFGAATGLTSGIVYATMLVPFALSQVAVHDIGVVPFMCIAAWCLVRLAAADASPRLPRVVLFGVVAGICLGLSILTKGLVAIVFAGVLCACLVVWRRPAFARLLVALGVAVVVAAIVAAPWYVAMEHAHPGYLHYYFVERHVQGYLTATQRHAGRPFWYYVPIVLGGALPWALHLAGAARSAGKRPRRLVVWGWFAAGLVFLSAGESKLATYALPLFPAIAILIGDHLVEARPRAAIAMQVVFLAGLPAAALVAYQVRFEPVPAAAWLPIVVLGILTVDAGRRALKSADGIAGVRWLAQACLCSLIATMTLAPRLASWMTAKDLAAVLNAAGTLPPRVLVLDERIGSLVFYLDPALRAEATRDRLTEASFAEAMAGVRHDPDETVLAVRNDYLSRFNRLFRTAPIPGARAGTFSVFRIAELRDTLQPRKP
- a CDS encoding site-specific integrase; the protein is CRRRSSARSVRYRSWKRSFLANTRSHRLSVLFSVALACGLRLGEVTGLRWEDVDLERGELRIRVQLQALKKQLVLQELKTEKSQRTLALPTVCVDALRRHRTHQREERLKAGANWVDTRLVFTTFREKRGGKVGAALHPRNVLRTLYGLLAACNLPRVRFHDLRHSAASLLIAEGVELVEVSLLLGHSELRVTADVYAHLQQQTSAKAARHMDAIFFSGGQLGGR